A window of the Thalassospira indica genome harbors these coding sequences:
- the fhuB gene encoding Fe(3+)-hydroxamate ABC transporter permease FhuB, giving the protein MSNTALHGSVKSGFLDTLSIPAILTGILGLLTLAVLIIDFWPYLGNGQVPQAMFSPDETDFDQILFHYSTQPRLAMAFLCGAGLALAGAAIQTVLRNPLASPTTLGVGAGVEFALTLFVLLAPASLAMFQEAFALAGGLIALAVVYLIAANRGNATLWLILAGMIVNLLLQSGSQIILLFNEQYLQSIFMWGAGDLAQNGWEDTQFVWPRVLIGMIAILALSRPLDLLALGDDTASSLGAKVTVLRLLILGLAVFITASVISAAGMIGFVGLAIPAALRIAGLSRSRDLMIYSVFTGGFALVVIDFLVRQFNEFGGDPLPTGAATALFGAPFIIFMLRKARIMPGSQSDDQHSDQLIVSKTALSIALTLSLVIGVVFSLFVSLDGHGFVVLGWKDSSIDILIGRSERTFAAMICGAALAVSGTLIQRVGRNPLASPEITGVSSATALAMIMALAIFGFGQRAELMVIGAAGGIASLLVLLALCRKFTHAPHYMLLNGLAMTAILGAIVRIVLTRGGTQTSMLMSWLAGTTYFTNMDEVMIVAGITGLLLVVAIALRRPLELASLGTDQSVSLGLGISGFQFAMMLLAAVLAASATLLVGPLSFVGLMAPHLARVAGYRLAGGHLLGAVLIGVNVMMVAEWLARNMIYPAQLPTGLIAALIGTGYFLILASRKR; this is encoded by the coding sequence ATGAGCAATACGGCACTTCACGGCTCAGTCAAATCCGGCTTTCTCGATACACTGTCCATTCCGGCGATCCTGACAGGCATTCTGGGGCTGTTGACCCTTGCCGTGCTGATAATTGATTTCTGGCCGTATCTTGGCAATGGACAGGTCCCACAAGCCATGTTCAGCCCGGATGAAACCGATTTTGATCAGATCCTGTTTCATTACAGCACCCAGCCCCGTCTTGCGATGGCGTTTCTGTGTGGCGCGGGGCTCGCACTCGCCGGTGCGGCAATCCAGACGGTGTTGCGCAATCCGCTGGCATCGCCGACAACCCTTGGCGTCGGGGCCGGTGTTGAATTTGCCCTGACCCTGTTTGTCCTGCTGGCTCCGGCATCACTTGCCATGTTTCAGGAGGCCTTTGCCCTTGCCGGGGGTTTGATTGCGCTGGCGGTGGTTTATCTGATTGCCGCCAATCGCGGTAATGCGACGCTTTGGCTCATTCTCGCCGGGATGATCGTTAATCTGCTGTTGCAGTCGGGATCGCAGATCATCTTGCTGTTTAACGAGCAATATCTGCAATCGATCTTCATGTGGGGGGCTGGTGATCTGGCCCAGAATGGCTGGGAAGATACGCAGTTTGTCTGGCCGCGTGTGCTGATTGGCATGATCGCCATTCTGGCCCTGTCGCGCCCGCTTGATCTTCTGGCCCTTGGCGATGACACGGCAAGTTCGCTGGGCGCTAAGGTAACGGTTCTGCGCCTTCTGATCCTTGGGTTGGCGGTGTTTATCACTGCCTCGGTGATATCGGCAGCTGGCATGATCGGGTTTGTGGGCTTGGCCATCCCGGCGGCCCTGCGGATTGCCGGGCTGTCGCGGTCGCGCGATTTGATGATCTATTCGGTTTTCACCGGCGGCTTTGCCCTTGTCGTGATTGATTTTCTGGTGCGCCAGTTTAACGAATTTGGCGGCGATCCCTTACCGACTGGGGCGGCCACCGCGCTCTTTGGCGCACCGTTCATCATTTTCATGTTGCGCAAGGCGCGCATCATGCCCGGCAGTCAAAGCGACGATCAGCACAGCGATCAACTGATCGTCTCCAAAACAGCCCTTTCGATTGCCTTGACCTTAAGCCTTGTCATCGGTGTGGTGTTTTCATTGTTCGTCTCGCTGGATGGACATGGTTTTGTCGTTTTGGGCTGGAAAGACAGCAGCATTGATATCCTGATCGGGCGTTCTGAACGCACCTTTGCCGCGATGATTTGCGGCGCGGCACTGGCGGTTTCGGGCACGCTTATTCAGCGTGTCGGGCGCAACCCGCTGGCCAGTCCGGAAATCACCGGGGTCAGTTCGGCAACGGCCCTTGCCATGATCATGGCACTGGCGATTTTCGGCTTTGGTCAACGTGCGGAATTGATGGTGATCGGGGCCGCGGGCGGGATTGCGTCGCTTCTGGTGTTGCTCGCCCTTTGTCGCAAATTCACCCATGCACCGCATTACATGTTGCTGAATGGTCTTGCGATGACCGCCATTTTGGGCGCGATTGTCCGCATTGTCCTGACCCGCGGCGGCACACAAACATCCATGCTGATGTCATGGCTGGCCGGGACGACCTATTTCACCAATATGGACGAGGTAATGATTGTTGCCGGTATCACAGGCTTGCTTCTGGTGGTGGCGATTGCGCTTCGTCGTCCCCTGGAACTGGCATCGCTTGGCACGGATCAATCCGTATCATTGGGTCTTGGGATTTCGGGGTTCCAGTTTGCCATGATGCTGCTTGCTGCTGTTCTAGCCGCCAGTGCGACCCTTCTGGTCGGGCCGCTGAGTTTCGTTGGGCTGATGGCGCCGCATCTGGCGCGGGTGGCGGGCTATCGCCTTGCCGGCGGGCACTTGCTGGGCGCGGTCTTAATCGGGGTCAATGTCATGATGGTCGCCGAATGGCTGGCACGCAACATGATCTATCCGGCGCAATTGCCGACCGGTCTGATCGCCGCCCTGATCGGTACGGGATATTTCCTGATCCTCGCGTCCAGAAAAAGATAG